A window from Hemicordylus capensis ecotype Gifberg chromosome 2, rHemCap1.1.pri, whole genome shotgun sequence encodes these proteins:
- the AMBN gene encoding ameloblastin isoform X2, translated as MKQWILASCLLGICSTLPILPQHTGIPGMGSISLETMRQLRQNMPSLLPQPYSFADPFNQAWMHNLLPHLPFFWMRRGPQNHETQQYEYSMPVHPPPLPSQQTPLLGQQPAIQEQTPYQFMNLHPTQQVQIQHYDMQPPFQPKFPLPEGNQPVVQQLPPADKQKTQLPVQEFLGALGQVFYTDLQRTQQDPVQPPQQRSIHPSLYYMSYIANQGGAPARLGIVSSEEMQGGRFGAPAYQAMGSDPFAMSSGFGNIPQKHIGQPGDYTVEDDQLGITEQPEVQGGANIGMNPSGNGNHISPLEGIQGGALPNANSNLLNPAAQSKGLSGAPQATAMPLATQGFPDSFMPYEADPTLPLDPTMFPDTIYTSPAGNEAGQPQVVQDVWHFQEP; from the exons ATGAAACAATGGATTCTTGCTTCCTGCCTATTAGGAATATGTTCTACACTGCCG ATACTTCCTCAACACACTGGGATACCTGGAATGGGTAGTATAAGCCTTGAG ACAATGAGACAACTCAGACAAAATATGCCAAGTCTACTTCCTCAG CCTTATAGCTTTGCAGATCCATTTAATCAAGCATGGATGCACAATCTCCTCCCACATTTGCCATTCTTCTGGATGAGGAGAGGACCTCAAAATCATGAAACTCAACAG TACGAATACTCAATGCCAGTACACCCTCCTCCACTTCCATCTCAGCAAACACCTCTTCTAGGTCAACAGCCTGCAATACAAGAACAAACTCCCTACCAGTTCATGAATCTACATCCTACACAACAAGTTCAAATCCAGCACTATGATATGCAGCCACCATTCCAGCCAAAGTTTCCACTGCCAGAAGGAAATCAGCCAGTGGTTCAACAACTGCCACCAGCAGACAAGCAAAAAACACAG TTGCCCGTACAAGAATTCTTGGGGGCATTAGGTCAGGTG TTCTACACAGATTTACAGAGAACCCAACAAGATCCAGTGCAACCACCACAGCAACGTTCT ATTCATCCCAGTTTGTATTATATGTCATACATAGCAAATCAAGGA GGTGCTCCTGCCAGATTAGGAATAGTAAGCTCAGAAGAAATGCAG GGTGGCAGATTTGGTGCACCAGCTTACCAAGCAATGGGCTCTGATCCCTTTGCTATGAGCTCTGGGTTTGGAAACATACCACAGAAACACATAGGCCAGCCAGGTGACTACACTGTTGAAGATGACCAGCTCGGAATCACAGAGCAGCCCGAAGTTCAAGGAGGAGCTAACATAGGGATGAACCCTTCAGGCAATGGGAACCACATCAGCCCCCTGGAGGGCATTCAGGGTGGTGCCTTGCCGAACGCCAACAGCAATCTGCTAAACCCTGCTGCCCAGAGCAAAGGACTCTCAGGTGCACCCCAAGCGACGGCCATGCCACTAGCAACTCAAGGCTTCCCCGACAGCTTCATGCCTTATGAGGCTGATCCTACCCTGCCTTTGGATCCCACCATGTTCCCCGACACCATATACACATCCCCTGCAGGAAATGAGGCTGGCCAGCCACAAGTAGTTCAGGATGTATGGCATTTCCAAGAGCCTTGA
- the AMBN gene encoding ameloblastin isoform X1, which produces MLPYVTFHMNGCACIHFKSQHREKTSSKCVEYRILPQHTGIPGMGSISLETMRQLRQNMPSLLPQPYSFADPFNQAWMHNLLPHLPFFWMRRGPQNHETQQYEYSMPVHPPPLPSQQTPLLGQQPAIQEQTPYQFMNLHPTQQVQIQHYDMQPPFQPKFPLPEGNQPVVQQLPPADKQKTQLPVQEFLGALGQVFYTDLQRTQQDPVQPPQQRSIHPSLYYMSYIANQGGAPARLGIVSSEEMQGGRFGAPAYQAMGSDPFAMSSGFGNIPQKHIGQPGDYTVEDDQLGITEQPEVQGGANIGMNPSGNGNHISPLEGIQGGALPNANSNLLNPAAQSKGLSGAPQATAMPLATQGFPDSFMPYEADPTLPLDPTMFPDTIYTSPAGNEAGQPQVVQDVWHFQEP; this is translated from the exons ATGTTACCTTATGTCACTTTTCACATGAATGgctgtgcatgcattcattttaaaagtcaacacagggAGAAGACTTCTTCAAAATGTGTAGAATACAGA ATACTTCCTCAACACACTGGGATACCTGGAATGGGTAGTATAAGCCTTGAG ACAATGAGACAACTCAGACAAAATATGCCAAGTCTACTTCCTCAG CCTTATAGCTTTGCAGATCCATTTAATCAAGCATGGATGCACAATCTCCTCCCACATTTGCCATTCTTCTGGATGAGGAGAGGACCTCAAAATCATGAAACTCAACAG TACGAATACTCAATGCCAGTACACCCTCCTCCACTTCCATCTCAGCAAACACCTCTTCTAGGTCAACAGCCTGCAATACAAGAACAAACTCCCTACCAGTTCATGAATCTACATCCTACACAACAAGTTCAAATCCAGCACTATGATATGCAGCCACCATTCCAGCCAAAGTTTCCACTGCCAGAAGGAAATCAGCCAGTGGTTCAACAACTGCCACCAGCAGACAAGCAAAAAACACAG TTGCCCGTACAAGAATTCTTGGGGGCATTAGGTCAGGTG TTCTACACAGATTTACAGAGAACCCAACAAGATCCAGTGCAACCACCACAGCAACGTTCT ATTCATCCCAGTTTGTATTATATGTCATACATAGCAAATCAAGGA GGTGCTCCTGCCAGATTAGGAATAGTAAGCTCAGAAGAAATGCAG GGTGGCAGATTTGGTGCACCAGCTTACCAAGCAATGGGCTCTGATCCCTTTGCTATGAGCTCTGGGTTTGGAAACATACCACAGAAACACATAGGCCAGCCAGGTGACTACACTGTTGAAGATGACCAGCTCGGAATCACAGAGCAGCCCGAAGTTCAAGGAGGAGCTAACATAGGGATGAACCCTTCAGGCAATGGGAACCACATCAGCCCCCTGGAGGGCATTCAGGGTGGTGCCTTGCCGAACGCCAACAGCAATCTGCTAAACCCTGCTGCCCAGAGCAAAGGACTCTCAGGTGCACCCCAAGCGACGGCCATGCCACTAGCAACTCAAGGCTTCCCCGACAGCTTCATGCCTTATGAGGCTGATCCTACCCTGCCTTTGGATCCCACCATGTTCCCCGACACCATATACACATCCCCTGCAGGAAATGAGGCTGGCCAGCCACAAGTAGTTCAGGATGTATGGCATTTCCAAGAGCCTTGA
- the AMBN gene encoding ameloblastin isoform X3 codes for MGSISLETMRQLRQNMPSLLPQPYSFADPFNQAWMHNLLPHLPFFWMRRGPQNHETQQYEYSMPVHPPPLPSQQTPLLGQQPAIQEQTPYQFMNLHPTQQVQIQHYDMQPPFQPKFPLPEGNQPVVQQLPPADKQKTQLPVQEFLGALGQVFYTDLQRTQQDPVQPPQQRSIHPSLYYMSYIANQGGAPARLGIVSSEEMQGGRFGAPAYQAMGSDPFAMSSGFGNIPQKHIGQPGDYTVEDDQLGITEQPEVQGGANIGMNPSGNGNHISPLEGIQGGALPNANSNLLNPAAQSKGLSGAPQATAMPLATQGFPDSFMPYEADPTLPLDPTMFPDTIYTSPAGNEAGQPQVVQDVWHFQEP; via the exons ATGGGTAGTATAAGCCTTGAG ACAATGAGACAACTCAGACAAAATATGCCAAGTCTACTTCCTCAG CCTTATAGCTTTGCAGATCCATTTAATCAAGCATGGATGCACAATCTCCTCCCACATTTGCCATTCTTCTGGATGAGGAGAGGACCTCAAAATCATGAAACTCAACAG TACGAATACTCAATGCCAGTACACCCTCCTCCACTTCCATCTCAGCAAACACCTCTTCTAGGTCAACAGCCTGCAATACAAGAACAAACTCCCTACCAGTTCATGAATCTACATCCTACACAACAAGTTCAAATCCAGCACTATGATATGCAGCCACCATTCCAGCCAAAGTTTCCACTGCCAGAAGGAAATCAGCCAGTGGTTCAACAACTGCCACCAGCAGACAAGCAAAAAACACAG TTGCCCGTACAAGAATTCTTGGGGGCATTAGGTCAGGTG TTCTACACAGATTTACAGAGAACCCAACAAGATCCAGTGCAACCACCACAGCAACGTTCT ATTCATCCCAGTTTGTATTATATGTCATACATAGCAAATCAAGGA GGTGCTCCTGCCAGATTAGGAATAGTAAGCTCAGAAGAAATGCAG GGTGGCAGATTTGGTGCACCAGCTTACCAAGCAATGGGCTCTGATCCCTTTGCTATGAGCTCTGGGTTTGGAAACATACCACAGAAACACATAGGCCAGCCAGGTGACTACACTGTTGAAGATGACCAGCTCGGAATCACAGAGCAGCCCGAAGTTCAAGGAGGAGCTAACATAGGGATGAACCCTTCAGGCAATGGGAACCACATCAGCCCCCTGGAGGGCATTCAGGGTGGTGCCTTGCCGAACGCCAACAGCAATCTGCTAAACCCTGCTGCCCAGAGCAAAGGACTCTCAGGTGCACCCCAAGCGACGGCCATGCCACTAGCAACTCAAGGCTTCCCCGACAGCTTCATGCCTTATGAGGCTGATCCTACCCTGCCTTTGGATCCCACCATGTTCCCCGACACCATATACACATCCCCTGCAGGAAATGAGGCTGGCCAGCCACAAGTAGTTCAGGATGTATGGCATTTCCAAGAGCCTTGA